The following DNA comes from Pseudomonas triticicola.
GGGGGTATTCAATCAGGCGATGGTGAAGAAAGTCGGTGCTGATGACTTCCTGGCCAAATTCCGTCCTGATGACCTCGCATCCCGGGTAGTCGACCGGATCAAAGCAGCAGATATCAGCTAGGGGCCTTCTGCCCCTGGCGGTCAACACGATTTAAGAGGCGGCATCATTGTCTACGGGTAATTTGGATTTCGAACAGTTCCGGGTCTTCCTGGAAAAAGCCTGTGGCATTCTGCTCGGTGAAAACAAGCAGTATCTGGTCTCGAGCCGTCTCAACAAACTGATGGAGCAGCAAGGCATCAAGTCCCTGGGTGAGCTGGTACAGCGCATCCAGACCCAGCCGCGCAGCGGTTTGCGCGAGCAGGTGGTCGATGCCATGACGACCAACGAAACCCTGTGGTTTCGCGACACCTATCCGTTTGAAGTCTTGAAGAACAAGGTACTGCCGGAAGCGATCAAGGCCAGCCCCAACCAGCGTCTGCGGATCTGGTCAGCGGCCTGCTCGTCGGGGCAGGAACCGTACTCGCTGTCGATGTCGATCGACGAGTTCGAGCGCAGCAACCTGGGCCAGTTGAAGATGGGCGTGCAGATCGTTGCCACTGATCTGTCGGGCCTGATGCTCAACAACTGCAAGACCGGCGAGTACGACAGCCTGGCGATCGGTCGCGGTCTGTCGCCGGAACGCCTGCAACGCTACTTCGACCCGAAAGGGCCGGGGCGCTGGGTGGTCAAGGCGCCGATCAAGAGCCGGGTGGAATTCCGCTCGTTCAACCTGCTCGACAGTTACGCAGCGCTGGGCAAGTTCGACATCGTGTTCTGCCGCAACGTGCTGATCTACTTCTCTGCCGAAGTGAAGAAGGACATCCTGTTGCGCATTCACAGCACGTTGAAGCCGGGTGGGTACCTGTTCCTTGGCGCTTCGGAAGCGCTGAACGGATTGCCGGATCATTACCAGATGGTTCAGTGCAGCCCGGGGATTATTTACAAGGCGAAATAAGCGGTTCGCGGCAGTACAAAAAACGGGAGGCCCCAAAAGGCCTGCCGTTTTTTTATGCCCGAATTATTTCCACGAACACCACAAACCCCCTGTGGGAGCGAGCCTGCTCGCGAAAGCGGTCTGTCCGTAAGACAGTTGGCGCCTGACACGCCGCCTTCGCGAGCAGGCTCGCTCCCACAGGGATCTGCGCTGACCTGGCAAGGACGGCAAGCGGCAGAAAAGCGGCATCCGGCGGTAACCGGTTGCCGCTTTTCTGGCATTGCCGCTTAGCCTGTTTGGCGCAAAGCCCCGGAATAC
Coding sequences within:
- the cheR gene encoding protein-glutamate O-methyltransferase CheR — encoded protein: MSTGNLDFEQFRVFLEKACGILLGENKQYLVSSRLNKLMEQQGIKSLGELVQRIQTQPRSGLREQVVDAMTTNETLWFRDTYPFEVLKNKVLPEAIKASPNQRLRIWSAACSSGQEPYSLSMSIDEFERSNLGQLKMGVQIVATDLSGLMLNNCKTGEYDSLAIGRGLSPERLQRYFDPKGPGRWVVKAPIKSRVEFRSFNLLDSYAALGKFDIVFCRNVLIYFSAEVKKDILLRIHSTLKPGGYLFLGASEALNGLPDHYQMVQCSPGIIYKAK